From a single Erpetoichthys calabaricus chromosome 1, fErpCal1.3, whole genome shotgun sequence genomic region:
- the LOC127527633 gene encoding coiled-coil domain-containing protein 63-like, whose amino-acid sequence MPQRRSATSLHSESSVTESHGIEAELSKCHHQLRLMESDQQAFGIVSQELVKRQLLEIEKLSQEQDELEKELRNPVSSIVLQREKDNKEKLHSLLIYLDELDRLLEEEKMASNELDKEIQTWERKMAEKKKEISGTRGPSYAHEQLQKSNWTLENRLNKALVRLNLQLTKNSDLRKELDYLRKERSHVEQLYKKMEKDQQDFCKEISHGIDMSAAAFVERTKAQNSLVVLREKDMKHQIQHSADIENLKRTIKHDRSLKDFMRVKLDNQRGEGIDLADGKTPESWEDTMETYEEALQKIQAVTGERRTEDLVRKLREVEERNFALFNYVNEQNSEIERLQEQTEEIKKEMALFRSQGLDHEDDYELTVKDIRMKLARATQQAERYGQWAQEMEKIQDQLKIGIESLFDKVGCDHSAVQDLLGNTTGIQNHNLMTYLGLLELRANELLAIHAYLQSLQEDETQCEPDEAPKIVRTKSSVPLIERLLIQPPSIEEDGDTEDSTVTDEEERPMTQEELRELVLRVMLMKQKSLGMHGPKKVRVPKTGMAAHQKKKCQEEK is encoded by the exons ATGCCTCAGAGACGGTCAGCGACAAGCCTTCACTCTGAAAGCAGTGTGACGGAATCACATGGAATAG AGGCCGAGCTCTCAAAATGTCATCATCAGCTTCGACTCATGGAGAGTGACCAACAAGCATTTGGGATTGTGTCACAGGAACTTGTCAAGAGGCAGCT TTTGGAGATTGAAAAACTTTCACAGGAACAAGATGAGCTGGAGAAAGAACTACGGAATCCAGTGAGCAGCATTGTTCTCCAGCGTGAAAAGGACAACAAAGAGAAGCTACACAGCCTATTGATCTACCTGGATGAGCTTGATAGACTACTGGAGGAAGAGAAAATGGCCTCCAATGAGCTGGATAAGGAG ATCCAAACCTGggaaagaaaaatggcagaaaagaagaaggaaataAGTGGTACTCGTGGGCCAAGTTATGCACATGAACAATTACAAAAGAGCAACTGGACTCTAGAAAATCGGCTAAATAAG GCACTTGTGAGGTTAAATCTACAGCTCACCAAGAATAGCGACCTGAGGAAGGAACTAGACTACCTTCGCAAGGAGCGTAGTCATGTTGAGCAGCTCTATAAGAAGATGGAGAAG GACCAGCAAGATTTTTGCAAGGAGATCAGTCATGGGATTGACATGTCTGCTGCAGCTTTTGTAGAAAG GACAAAAGCCCAAAATAGCTTGGTGGTTCTGAGAGAGAAGGACATGAAACACCAAATCCAGCACAGTGCTGACATTGAAAATTTGAAACGCACCATCAAGCACGACCGTAGCCTGAAGGACTTCATGCGTGTAAAGTTAGATAACCAGCGTGGGGAAG GCATTGACTTGGCTGATGGGAAGACGCCTGAATCTTGGGAGGACACTATGGAGACATATGAGGAGGCTCTTCAGAAGATTCAGGCAGTCACTGGAGAGAGGCGCACAGAAGACCTGGTCAGGAAATTGAGAGAAG TGGAAGAAAGGAACTTTGCGCTCTTCAATTACGTGAATGAACAAAACAGTGAAATTGAGAGGCTACAGGAACAAACAGAGGAG ATCAAGAAGGAGATGGCACTTTTCCGCAGTCAGGGCCTTGATCATGAGGATGATTACGAGCTTACAGTGAAAGACATCAGGATGAAGCTGGCCCGGGCTACTCAGCAAGCAGAGAGATATGGGCAGTGGGCACAAGAGATGGAAAAGATACAGGATCAGCTGAAAATAG GAATTGAGTCTCTGTTTGACAAGGTAGGTTGTGATCACTCTGCAGTTCAGGACCTACTTGGGAACACCACTGGAATCCAGAACCATAACTTGATGACCTACCTTGGCTTGCTGGAGCTGAGAGCTAATGAGTTGCTTGCCATACATGCATACCTGCAGTCTTTG CAGGAGGATGAAACACAGTGTGAGCCAGATGAAGCACCTAAAATAGTTCGCACTAAGAGTTCAGTTCCCCTAATTGAAAGACTGCTCATCCAGCCACCCTCTATTGA AGAGGATGGTGACACAGAAGACTCAACAGTCACAGATGAGGAAGAAAGGCCAATGACACAGGAAGAACTGCGGGAGCTTGTCCTCAGAGTG ATGCTGATGAAGCAAAAATCTCTGGGTATGCATGGCCCCAAGAAGGTCCGCGTACCCAAAACTGGCATGGCAGCCCACCAGAAGAAAAAATGCCAGGAGGAAAAGTGA
- the LOC114657108 gene encoding taste receptor type 1 member 3-like isoform X1 has product MVMNWYVYQTVLALLWHMGNPQETLFDNNEQFRLPGDYIIGGLFSLHSRAINLDSRTKPEFITCDSFYPSGYRYFLTMIFAIDEINQATDLLPGVQLGYEVYDSCMEMLGTVPPSLRFVSKGNSNGVAVQCDYMDYQPHVIAVVGPTTSEETIPIARLLGHFHIPQIGYSASSETLTNRQRFPTFFRMIPSDNVQTEAILQLLHQLGWNWVSLLCTDDEYGRGGCTNFINLAEQHSICISHWQLLPQRVEAKSKAQLGQILSTLKSVQSNSTVLFANELYATALLQEAVSQGYGSGKVWIGSEGWTASRRVADIPNVGKAGGVLGLALQKGRMPGFEPFLEKWLKRMSSRPQQECQAGGDLSQGVCFPNCAECYSFTLQNYSYLLGGTQRRTSFATYASVYVIAHALHSLLQCNQSGCLKSKVCTQKLVEELWRVNFTLETSPISFNSKGDPPSIYEIVNWQWHQDGAPSIVTVGKYSNGKLSLDLPNVYWNTPDNRPPGSNCSSQCEDGQVKRGSGCCSKCDDCPAGTFSNISDDSNICSPCPLEQWSYPRSSNCRDRIVEMRSWTDFSTIFLLFFSILAMAVLLSVALVFLCQHQSHMVHEAGGASCFLMLLSIFSSCTSLPFFLGPPSPSTCLVRQPFFSSGFTVCIAAMLAWPLRPPHSSTLCCQVSLQSCTGRILVFTISLLPQVVNFFLWLWLTPPAVIPNYDILDNLVLLECFEGSNIFFGFSICYNCILAALALALTVGRLDLWSYNTGRQATFSLSVFIISWIFFLPTYATSKGLNVPCIQVFSGLVCIYSIQGSYFLPKCRLLLFKPHIGTNGFLPRASLDQPDSIRTVDSQ; this is encoded by the exons ATGGTCATGAACTGGTATGTCTATCAAACTGTGCTTGCTCTACTATGGCATATGGGGAATCCCCAAGAAACACTCTTTGACAACAATGAACAGTTCAGGTTGCCTGGAGACTATATCATCGGTGGACTCTTCTCCTTACACTCCAGAGCTATAAATCTTGACTCCCGAACAAAGCCGGAGTTCATTACCTGTGACAG CTTCTATCCCTCTGGTTACCGCTACTTCCTGACAATGATCTTTGCCATTGATGAAATAAACCAGGCTACAGACCTTCTTCCAGGGGTTCAACTTGGATATGAGGTCTATGACTCTTGCATGGAGATGTTAGGTACAGTGCCACCAAGCCTTCGCTTTGTGTCCAAGGGAAACAGCAATGGCGTTGCCGTGCAGTGTGATTACATGGACTACCAGCCTCATGTCATAGCAGTTGTAGGACCAACCACTTCGGAGGAGACCATACCCATTGCCCGACTCCTTGGACATTTCCACATTCCACAG ATTGGCTATTCAGCATCCAGTGAGACCCTAACTAACCGTCAGCGATTTCCCACCTTTTTCCGCATGATTCCAAGTGACAATGTTCAGACAGAAGCCATATTGCAACTTCTGCACCAACTTGGTTGGAATTGGGTATCACTGCTCTGCACAGATGATGAGTACGGCCGAGGGGGTTGTACAAACTTCATCAACCTAGCAGAACAGCACAGCATCTGCATTTCACACTGGCAGCTGCTGCCTCAGAGGGTGGAGGCCAAGAGTAAGGCTCAGCTGGGACAGATCCTGTCTACTCTAAAGTCAGTCCAGTCCAACAGCACCGTGCTCTTTGCCAATGAGTTGTATGCCACTGCCCTGTTGCAGGAGGCTGTGAGCCAGGGCTACGGATCAGGGAAGGTGTGGATCGGCAGCGAGGGCTGGACGGCCTCCCGCAGGGTGGCGGATATTCCAAATGTTGGCAAAGCCGGTGGTGTGTTGGGTCTGGCTCTGCAGAAAGGGCGTATGCCTGGGTTTGAGCCCTTCCTGGAGAAGTGGCTGAAACGGATGTCCAGCAGGCCACAGCAGGAGTGCCAGGCAGGTGGTGATCTTAGTCAGGGAGTTTGCTTCCCCAATTGTGCAGAGTGTTATAGCTTCACCCTTCAGAACTACAGCTATCTACTTGGGGGTACCCAGAGACGCACTTCATTTGCCACATACGCCAGCGTGTATGTCATTGCTCATGCCTTGCACTCCCTGCTGCAGTGCAACCAGAGTGGCTGCCTGAAGAGCAAGGTGTGCACTCAAAAG CTTGTAGAGGAGCTGTGGAGAGTGAACTTTACACTGGAAACATCTCCTATCAGCTTCAACAGCAAAGGAGATCCTCCAAGTATCTATGAGATTGTTAACTGGCAATGGCATCAGGATGGGGCCCCCAGCATAGTAACTGTAGGAAAGTACAGCAATGGAAAGCTAAGCCTTGACCTCCCTAATGTTTACTGGAACACACCCGATAACAGG cCACCCGGGTCAAACTGCTCCAGTCAATGTGAAGATGGCCAAGTGAAAAGGGGAAGCGGTTGCTGCAGCAAGTGTGATGACTGTCCAGCAGGAACCTTCAGCAATATAAGTGATG aTTCCAACATATGCAGCCCTTGCCCCCTTGAACAATGGTCATATCCTCGCAGCAGCAACTGCCGGGATCGCATTGTTGAGATGCGCAGCTGGACAGACTTCTCCACCATATTTTTACTGTTCTTCTCCATACTGGCTATGGCAGTGTTGCTGTCTGTGGCTTTAGTCTTCCTCTGTCAACATCAGAGCCACATGGTCCATGAGGCTGGAGGTGCCTCTTGTTTTCTTATGCTTCTTTCCATTTTCAGCAGCTGCACAAGCCTCCCCTTCTTTCTTGGACCACCTTCCCCCAGTACCTGCCTTGTGCGTCAGCCTTTCTTCTCGTCAGGCTTCACTGTCTGCATTGCTGCTATGCTGGCGTGGCCCCTGAGGCCTCCTCACTCATCCACCTTGTGTTGCCAAGTTAGCCTACAGAGCTGCACAGGCCGCATTCTTGTCTTTACCATATCCCTGTTGCCACAGGTGGTGAACTTTTTCTTGTGGTTGTGGCTAACCCCACCTGCAGTTATTCCAAACTATGACATCTTGGACAACCTGGTGTTGCTGGAGTGCTTCGAAGGATCCAATATCTTCTTTGGTTTCTCTATATGCTACAATTGCATACTTGCTGCTCTAGCTTTGGCACTGACAGTAGGCCGGCTGGATCTTTGGTCCTACAACACTGGAAGGCAGGCCACTTTTTCTCTGAGTGTCTTCATTATCTCTTGGATTTTCTTCTTACCTACTTATGCCACATCTAAGGGTCTCAATGTTCCTTGCATTCAAGTCTTCTCTGGTCTAGTTTGTATCTACAGCATCCAAGGCTCATACTTCCTGCCCAAGTGTCGCCTCCTACTCTTCAAACCTCACATTGGTACTAATGGGTTTCTGCCACGTGCCAGCCTGGATCAGCCTGACTCTATTAGAACTGTGGACTCCCAATAG
- the LOC114657108 gene encoding taste receptor type 1 member 3-like isoform X2 has product MIFAIDEINQATDLLPGVQLGYEVYDSCMEMLGTVPPSLRFVSKGNSNGVAVQCDYMDYQPHVIAVVGPTTSEETIPIARLLGHFHIPQIGYSASSETLTNRQRFPTFFRMIPSDNVQTEAILQLLHQLGWNWVSLLCTDDEYGRGGCTNFINLAEQHSICISHWQLLPQRVEAKSKAQLGQILSTLKSVQSNSTVLFANELYATALLQEAVSQGYGSGKVWIGSEGWTASRRVADIPNVGKAGGVLGLALQKGRMPGFEPFLEKWLKRMSSRPQQECQAGGDLSQGVCFPNCAECYSFTLQNYSYLLGGTQRRTSFATYASVYVIAHALHSLLQCNQSGCLKSKVCTQKLVEELWRVNFTLETSPISFNSKGDPPSIYEIVNWQWHQDGAPSIVTVGKYSNGKLSLDLPNVYWNTPDNRPPGSNCSSQCEDGQVKRGSGCCSKCDDCPAGTFSNISDDSNICSPCPLEQWSYPRSSNCRDRIVEMRSWTDFSTIFLLFFSILAMAVLLSVALVFLCQHQSHMVHEAGGASCFLMLLSIFSSCTSLPFFLGPPSPSTCLVRQPFFSSGFTVCIAAMLAWPLRPPHSSTLCCQVSLQSCTGRILVFTISLLPQVVNFFLWLWLTPPAVIPNYDILDNLVLLECFEGSNIFFGFSICYNCILAALALALTVGRLDLWSYNTGRQATFSLSVFIISWIFFLPTYATSKGLNVPCIQVFSGLVCIYSIQGSYFLPKCRLLLFKPHIGTNGFLPRASLDQPDSIRTVDSQ; this is encoded by the exons ATGATCTTTGCCATTGATGAAATAAACCAGGCTACAGACCTTCTTCCAGGGGTTCAACTTGGATATGAGGTCTATGACTCTTGCATGGAGATGTTAGGTACAGTGCCACCAAGCCTTCGCTTTGTGTCCAAGGGAAACAGCAATGGCGTTGCCGTGCAGTGTGATTACATGGACTACCAGCCTCATGTCATAGCAGTTGTAGGACCAACCACTTCGGAGGAGACCATACCCATTGCCCGACTCCTTGGACATTTCCACATTCCACAG ATTGGCTATTCAGCATCCAGTGAGACCCTAACTAACCGTCAGCGATTTCCCACCTTTTTCCGCATGATTCCAAGTGACAATGTTCAGACAGAAGCCATATTGCAACTTCTGCACCAACTTGGTTGGAATTGGGTATCACTGCTCTGCACAGATGATGAGTACGGCCGAGGGGGTTGTACAAACTTCATCAACCTAGCAGAACAGCACAGCATCTGCATTTCACACTGGCAGCTGCTGCCTCAGAGGGTGGAGGCCAAGAGTAAGGCTCAGCTGGGACAGATCCTGTCTACTCTAAAGTCAGTCCAGTCCAACAGCACCGTGCTCTTTGCCAATGAGTTGTATGCCACTGCCCTGTTGCAGGAGGCTGTGAGCCAGGGCTACGGATCAGGGAAGGTGTGGATCGGCAGCGAGGGCTGGACGGCCTCCCGCAGGGTGGCGGATATTCCAAATGTTGGCAAAGCCGGTGGTGTGTTGGGTCTGGCTCTGCAGAAAGGGCGTATGCCTGGGTTTGAGCCCTTCCTGGAGAAGTGGCTGAAACGGATGTCCAGCAGGCCACAGCAGGAGTGCCAGGCAGGTGGTGATCTTAGTCAGGGAGTTTGCTTCCCCAATTGTGCAGAGTGTTATAGCTTCACCCTTCAGAACTACAGCTATCTACTTGGGGGTACCCAGAGACGCACTTCATTTGCCACATACGCCAGCGTGTATGTCATTGCTCATGCCTTGCACTCCCTGCTGCAGTGCAACCAGAGTGGCTGCCTGAAGAGCAAGGTGTGCACTCAAAAG CTTGTAGAGGAGCTGTGGAGAGTGAACTTTACACTGGAAACATCTCCTATCAGCTTCAACAGCAAAGGAGATCCTCCAAGTATCTATGAGATTGTTAACTGGCAATGGCATCAGGATGGGGCCCCCAGCATAGTAACTGTAGGAAAGTACAGCAATGGAAAGCTAAGCCTTGACCTCCCTAATGTTTACTGGAACACACCCGATAACAGG cCACCCGGGTCAAACTGCTCCAGTCAATGTGAAGATGGCCAAGTGAAAAGGGGAAGCGGTTGCTGCAGCAAGTGTGATGACTGTCCAGCAGGAACCTTCAGCAATATAAGTGATG aTTCCAACATATGCAGCCCTTGCCCCCTTGAACAATGGTCATATCCTCGCAGCAGCAACTGCCGGGATCGCATTGTTGAGATGCGCAGCTGGACAGACTTCTCCACCATATTTTTACTGTTCTTCTCCATACTGGCTATGGCAGTGTTGCTGTCTGTGGCTTTAGTCTTCCTCTGTCAACATCAGAGCCACATGGTCCATGAGGCTGGAGGTGCCTCTTGTTTTCTTATGCTTCTTTCCATTTTCAGCAGCTGCACAAGCCTCCCCTTCTTTCTTGGACCACCTTCCCCCAGTACCTGCCTTGTGCGTCAGCCTTTCTTCTCGTCAGGCTTCACTGTCTGCATTGCTGCTATGCTGGCGTGGCCCCTGAGGCCTCCTCACTCATCCACCTTGTGTTGCCAAGTTAGCCTACAGAGCTGCACAGGCCGCATTCTTGTCTTTACCATATCCCTGTTGCCACAGGTGGTGAACTTTTTCTTGTGGTTGTGGCTAACCCCACCTGCAGTTATTCCAAACTATGACATCTTGGACAACCTGGTGTTGCTGGAGTGCTTCGAAGGATCCAATATCTTCTTTGGTTTCTCTATATGCTACAATTGCATACTTGCTGCTCTAGCTTTGGCACTGACAGTAGGCCGGCTGGATCTTTGGTCCTACAACACTGGAAGGCAGGCCACTTTTTCTCTGAGTGTCTTCATTATCTCTTGGATTTTCTTCTTACCTACTTATGCCACATCTAAGGGTCTCAATGTTCCTTGCATTCAAGTCTTCTCTGGTCTAGTTTGTATCTACAGCATCCAAGGCTCATACTTCCTGCCCAAGTGTCGCCTCCTACTCTTCAAACCTCACATTGGTACTAATGGGTTTCTGCCACGTGCCAGCCTGGATCAGCCTGACTCTATTAGAACTGTGGACTCCCAATAG